One stretch of Anaerobacillus alkaliphilus DNA includes these proteins:
- the qoxC gene encoding cytochrome aa3 quinol oxidase subunit III: protein MAGTVDKSLPMEYQTQQSQMNILGFWVFLGAEIVLFATLFATYFVLQDRTVGGPTAQDMFVLRDVLILTFILLTSSFTCGLAIHEMRRNNENGVLLWLAVTMVLGMAFIGMEVFEFIHYVDMGATMQTSAFLSSLYALLGTHGLHVTLGVGWMLAIILQVYRRGLTHVTTRKIFIVSLYWHFLDVVWIFIFTFVYIQGMVM from the coding sequence ATGGCAGGTACTGTTGATAAGTCATTACCAATGGAATATCAAACACAGCAATCACAGATGAATATTCTTGGCTTCTGGGTGTTCCTAGGTGCGGAAATCGTATTATTTGCCACGTTATTCGCTACCTACTTTGTTCTTCAGGATCGAACAGTAGGTGGACCAACTGCACAAGATATGTTTGTTCTACGTGATGTGTTAATCTTAACGTTTATCTTATTAACAAGTAGTTTTACATGTGGACTTGCGATCCATGAAATGCGTCGCAACAATGAAAATGGCGTATTACTCTGGTTAGCAGTGACAATGGTTCTTGGTATGGCATTTATCGGAATGGAAGTTTTTGAGTTTATACACTATGTTGACATGGGTGCAACGATGCAAACAAGTGCTTTCCTATCTAGTCTTTATGCACTCCTTGGGACCCACGGATTGCACGTAACCTTGGGTGTCGGCTGGATGCTAGCAATCATCTTGCAAGTGTACCGTCGTGGTTTAACGCATGTTACAACACGTAAAATCTTTATCGTAAGTTTATATTGGCACTTCTTAGACGTCGTGTGGATCTTCATCTTCACATTCGTCTATATCCAAGGGATGGTGATGTAA
- a CDS encoding methyltransferase family protein produces the protein MSFSSWIKTRIESHINNMEKDMIILSIVVGLWIIQFILFKDQRTKEDRTSRDLSLTLVQAGFLLCIGASLLFSNLYIGEGNLLLKKVSIVLLVIGIAIRYWAYSVMRQYFSRTIHPHKDRPLISYGPYRFARHPFHVGLFLITLGLCVFICGHIFAVIIVFPVFGSILHYRMSLEEKVLQQKYGEIYQSWCRRRFRLFPFLY, from the coding sequence TTGAGTTTTTCGTCTTGGATAAAAACTCGTATCGAATCGCATATTAACAATATGGAAAAAGACATGATTATTTTAAGTATTGTCGTCGGCCTATGGATAATTCAATTTATACTTTTTAAAGATCAGCGAACAAAGGAGGACCGTACCTCTAGAGATTTAAGTCTTACCCTAGTACAAGCAGGCTTTCTGTTATGTATAGGTGCAAGTCTTCTCTTCTCCAACCTATATATTGGAGAAGGTAATTTGTTATTGAAAAAAGTAAGTATCGTGTTGCTTGTCATTGGAATAGCGATCCGCTATTGGGCATATTCCGTAATGCGCCAATATTTTTCTAGGACCATTCATCCTCATAAGGATCGACCACTTATTAGCTATGGTCCTTATCGTTTCGCAAGGCACCCTTTTCATGTAGGCCTTTTCTTAATTACACTAGGTTTATGTGTATTTATTTGCGGGCATATTTTTGCAGTTATTATTGTTTTTCCGGTGTTCGGCAGTATATTACATTATCGAATGTCATTAGAGGAGAAAGTTTTGCAGCAAAAATATGGTGAGATCTACCAGAGCTGGTGTCGTCGCCGCTTTCGGCTGTTTCCGTTTCTTTATTGA
- a CDS encoding spore coat protein encodes MKIQNPETQIPKTPQMSDRDFINDCLATEKYMTSSYSIAMNEASHESLYQDLNQIFNETQNCQRQLFNLMFKKGWYSFEAADAQKLDQTYQQFSGYSSQFPYQGNTLS; translated from the coding sequence ATGAAAATTCAAAACCCAGAAACACAAATACCTAAAACACCACAAATGAGTGATCGTGATTTTATTAATGACTGCTTAGCAACGGAAAAATATATGACAAGTTCATATAGTATTGCAATGAATGAAGCTAGTCATGAAAGCCTTTATCAAGATTTAAACCAAATCTTTAACGAGACGCAAAATTGTCAGCGTCAATTATTTAACTTAATGTTTAAAAAAGGTTGGTACTCTTTTGAAGCAGCTGATGCACAAAAGTTAGACCAAACGTACCAACAGTTTTCAGGCTACTCTAGCCAGTTCCCATATCAAGGGAACACATTGTCTTAA
- the qoxD gene encoding cytochrome aa3 quinol oxidase subunit IV, whose protein sequence is MAQPTGRFPKKEVFGFLSSIIMTLLAIIVAFRTNLSGGAIMAIIGGLALLQAGLQLTMFMHVTEGKDGKSNVINMVYSAFLALVIVFGSIWILTSGHMAH, encoded by the coding sequence ATGGCACAACCAACAGGACGTTTTCCTAAAAAAGAAGTGTTTGGATTTCTATCATCAATCATCATGACATTACTAGCCATTATCGTCGCGTTCCGTACAAACCTCTCAGGAGGCGCGATCATGGCGATCATTGGAGGCTTGGCTCTATTACAGGCCGGCCTTCAGCTAACAATGTTTATGCACGTAACTGAAGGAAAAGACGGTAAATCAAACGTTATCAACATGGTATACAGCGCGTTCCTAGCACTAGTTATCGTATTCGGTTCAATTTGGATCCTAACTTCAGGCCACATGGCGCACTAG